The region taactaaatatatataataaaaatataaaaaaaccaGATCCACTGCCAGAAAACTGAGGACCTCAGATACGGAGCATTGTCCAAAACGATTAGAAAACTTTCTCTTTCTTACCGCGTAAAGAATGTTCAACGCGCACAGGGCATATTTTGAACAGATAAATCCTCCACAGCCCATTCTGGATGTTTAAGACCACAGTCCCACGAAGATCCTGTCGTCAGACTCCTCCAGGTTTCGGTTAATGAAGAGTTTCAGCCCCTGCTCTTCCTCCTCTCACTGTTCACCTGTGGCGAATGCTCCCTGCTTCCTCTAAGACTATGACCAACAACAGATCAGAGAAAAACAGGGCAACACTCAGGCAAAGCGAAAACCCCGCCGGTGTGATGAAGAGAGGGTCATATTCCAGATCACCATCGCAGCGTTCAGAGTTCAGTGTTTTATCTGAACGGAGGGCATCATAAAATCCCGTTTACCTGGACTTAAGATCCCGCCAGCTTTTATACTGCGTAATACACAGCCGTGTGCACGAGCCTGGACGCCCCAGGTCACACTTTGTTGATTTAGTGAAAACAAGTTAAAGCACAGGCCTCAGAGacaccgccccccccccccccctgcccccaactgtgtgtttttagtaattaataaaaactgaacactataaaactatatataataTGTCCAATTTTCAAAGGATATCATATTTGAGACTGAATTGACAAAAGTCACTTCACTTGGTGAGACTTacagtgctgtttgtgtgtattttttatttttattttttggttttaatCTGTGGTTGACCAGTCAATGCTCAATacacaatatttattaatttgctaGTCTACGGCCTGGACGACAATGATGATTAGTAGTATTGCTTTGAATTGGTATCTACAATACTGCCTTCTTGTGGCAGAACGTCAAAGGCAAATAAAGGGAAGTAAAACGTATttaagaatataaaatatatatttatatgtacacGTATatcacataaatataaatatgtcacATTTTGGGAAGCTGCCCCTGAGGAAATAATGGTACCCTGAGatggtggaccactgttgacccactgagggcaaagttggaggtccactagtgatttgcacagcgttttctgggcggaccgttggtgattaaacagaattttagacaaaatgccacatttcttttgttatcctttataaataagattagtaaataatttgtatccagcacagtgtcaacatttttagcatttaatcattttatatcagtatTATATCAATAtcactcattattatatctctcatagttggtgatatttgtatttgttttccagaataaaagtctctgtggatgtaaaatctgtttgaggatattataaatgagttatatcccgTACAgaacagtaatctgagtggtccgatggtggaccagcagtggactgatatatgtTCGCTGTCTGGGTAGCTGCTACTCACTGAAGCACATAATGGCACCCCAAACCCGCATGTTTAATAATTATGGATTTGTTGATAATTCTTGCAATGTTCGTTCAGAAACTTAATTTACAAAACACTAATTGTGGCATAGGtgacatggtggcgcagcaggtagtgttagcAGGTAATCAGCAGGTAGTCTCAGAGCtcatccgggtgctcctgtttcctcccacagtacaaaaacacacgtcggtaggttggattggcgactcaaatgtgtccataggtgtgagtgtgtgagtgaatgtgtgagtgtgtgtcgccctgtgaaggatcgtcgccccctccagggtgtgttcctgtctagTGCCCAGGGATTccgggtaagctctggacccactgcgaacctgaactggataagggtaacagacaatgaataaatgaataatggtGGCATCAGTATAGATTTGAGCTGAATGATCCCATGGCCCTATCCTTATCTCAAATGGATCACTACTCCCTATGTAGTTAATTACAAACTTTATATAATGGCTCCACATTTAACCTTGAATCAAcatcttaaaataaatattttacatcaatTTATGCGTATATAAGTGCCCAGAGGAAGTCTATTTTGGTGAAAAAGCTAGGATTTAATTTGCACTATACAGGGtgtagggagccatttgagGTGAAGCCACATTTAGGATTCTAGGATGAATTTTCTAGACTTTGGTGGAATGTACCACGATGGAAAGAAGATGCATTTCAGAAGTTATCTTCGAACACATCACAGTGTACCACACAACAATATTCGTATTtttaataaagatttttttttatgtagaaAAACAGAAGCCTCAATAAGTAACAAGTGGGAGATCCTATAAAACACCCCCGTTGAAATTGCGAATGGTACAGCCCTAACTAAACCCCTTCTGCATGCTGTGAGGTAGTTTATCTGCTGAGGACACAGAGTCCTACATTTTAACGTGTAGTTTAGCAAATCTGTCTTTATATATTGTATAGTTTTCAAACACGGGTGAGTTATAGGTTGCTGATAATGTCTACTCCGAGGAAGAGAGATCTGTCCGCCACGGAGGAGGAGTTATTCGAGGTTATTGCTGCAGGTAAGAACGCTTTGAACAGTGTTAAAATCTTAAAAAGGCTGGCATTTCAGTTAGCTACATTATTACATGCTATTAATACATAGTGCCGTTGACTGAATGACGAAGTGATTGTTAATAACTGAGTTAACTGTTTATTTAACTTTCTTAATCAGCTGCCAGATTTGCAGTTAGCCACCTGGCTAGCTACGCTAGCATATAAGCAACCATTGATGAATTGACTTCTTATtcgaattttctgttccaccttaaatagtgcagctgTTCTGCAACATTTAGGAGCCTGAAGATGCTAGTActttcaccatttaaggtggcaaAAAACAGCACTATAAACAGCCTGTCAGTGTAAAACCACTCACGTATTTAGCAAAATCTAAGTTATTGTAACAGTCATTATTTGCAGGATAGTGATTCCAGCAAATATGCAGTTAAAGGTAAATAAATTTGTATCTAAAATTCATGTTTATAATATTACTCCCCTGTCTAATTATTCCTAGGTAATGTACAGGAAGCATCACGGCTGCTTGGTTCCAAAGATGTCAGGGTCAACTGCCTGGACGAGGTGAGACTTTATGAAGTAATGGTTTGTTGCTACTGAGGTGTTTTCTTATTTAAACTAATATGAGCATTAGTCTGTCACAATTAACTAGCCCCTCATTCATTTGCTTAAGAGGAAGTGCATCCACCTGCCAAGATCAGATGTCAGGGACACTTGGCGTCCAAAGCAAATGTACTTCTAAATGATGCTGGCAGGGCAATCTCTGTTTGTGGCAGCTTGATGTCAGGGCTGCCTGCGTTGACCACATTAATTATCAGGTGGTTTTTCTAAGGAAATATAGTACAATCTACTTGGACAAGTAAGAAGAAAATCTGGGGAAACCTTTTGAAATATGATTGAAAGATTTTTAAGAAATGGGCCTTTTAAAAGACAACTTAATGAGGGGAGTCTGAAATGGTGGCAAGTTATCAGAAGTcattgagaaaaggaaatggacaAAACGGACAGTAAGCTCAGTCCTCAACATCACAGGATTTGTTGGGGGTTACTTGAACAATGAGATGCAGAAAAGGGTGTTGGTTAGGATAAACTGAGGAACTGAAATCAAGCCTTGTGTAAAGAACAGAAGCTGTGATAAAGGCACAGCGTGGACGCACTGAATTACAAAACgatattatatttcattttttatggGGGAATGTTTTTTCCTGATGCTGACAAATGAGATGCATATTTAAAGACTGTTTTGTCTGGAAAGTTCATAAGGTGAATGTTTGTGTAACAAGAGCATTATTTTAAAAGGACTCTATAATGTATTTTGAACTTAATTGACTTTAATCTGCTTTaactttattttgtattttcacCTCAGTATGGCATGACCCCCCTCATGCATGCTGCATACAAGGGAAAAGCAGACATGTGTAAACTGCTGTTGCAGCATGGAGCAGATGTCAACTGCAATGAGCATGAACATGGCTACACTGCTCTAATGTTTGCAGGTCTCTCAGGTATGTTTGTGCATCAGTGCTTATTTGAACTAAAACAAGTAGTGATATGTACTGATACAAATAAGGCACTTGTTTGGTTTTTCCTCTTATTTGTGTTAAAGGAAAGACTGATATTACGTGGATGATGCTGGATGCAGGAGCAGAGACAGATGTTGTGAACTCAGTTGGCAGAACAGCTGCACAAATGGCTGCTTTTGTCGGTATGGagacaatgacaaataatatgAATGTCACAAAAATGTAGCGTAGTTACCCCAAgttccggccactttaattacaatattggaaatcttagctaactgtaaataaatagaagtactttactcactcaaatcaacatttttcaggagtcaaatatgtgtagattaatgtccaagacttgcttgactttgaaagaaaaatatgttttgagataaaaacgcttttgtttaagtaggtgccaatactgctaagattattggtGTCCCCTAACTttggccacctcccctgcttgtgacagtcaaacgagacagttgctaccacattcagtggttttgagaggttcacaatgagatcacGTTTGTCCTGTGATGGTATctgtactctacatgtaaggattacaatggcggcagattttcccctcagagaaagcTAACTAGTAAGCTAACTTTTAAACtaagggaaatatctgtcgcaaAATCGAAATGTGTGGTGTTCTACATGCAGGTTtccacacaaagaattacaacactgttagagatacttaaatattgtttatatatgcaatgtttaaatgccctactaaggcttgaacttacgttttattgttttaccgaCTGCGattggtgaagagagagagcggaattgcaccgTATACGGCAGTGGCTGGAATTAGGGGACGCTGGAGTTAGGGGCTGATAGCATCTCTGTGTCTTTATAACCAATAAAAGGCCTGCATTCCGTTGAAGTTTATACATTAActgcttttgtgtgtttgtgctttggCTTTAGGTCAACATGACTGTGTTACTGTcatcaataattttttttctcggAAGAGGCTTGACTATTATACAAAGCCCCAGGGTTTAGAAAAGGAGCCAAAACTGCCTCCAAAACTGGCTGGACCGTTGCATAAAATCATCATGAGCACAAATCTCAACCCTGTGAAGGTAACTGTAAATGAAATGCACACATTCTCTGCTACAATTCCTCCCttaatttttctcatttttctcaagtttagaacaTCAGTGAGTTACTTGAAAGAAAATATAGGATTATCTTTCTGCATCACCTCTGTAATTGGTGGGAAATTGTGCATTGAAATGACAAGATCAGCTAAGATCCTCATAAGCGTGCTGTCCTTTTGCAGATGGTGATGTTGGTGATGGAGAACCCTCTGCTTGTAGATGCAGAGGCTCTGGAGAAGTGCCGTAAGGTGATGGAGCTAATCTGTGAAAAGTGTGTGAAGCAGCAGGACATGAATGAGGTGCTGGCAATGAAGATGCACTATATCAGCTgtgttctgcagaagtgcagctCTTTCCTCAAAGACCGTGAGGATAAACTAGATGGCCTGCTCAAGAGGTACCTTTGCTGTATTTACTTAGTAAACATTAACTGCCTTTTAACTATTGTTTAACTGTTAATAGATCTGAGATCAGTACCATGGTTGTTTGTCATTCAATCCATACAGCTGGGTTTAAATATGCTATGTGCCAACATTCTTGAATTTATTGTGCATGTACCAGTTGTATAATGGAGCCAGAAATGCATGATATCACTTTGTTACATGTGACAAATCAATTATACAAATTTTAGTTGTTCTGAAATATCTTGTAAACACCAGTTTATCTCTCTGACAAAAACATTCTCTTCACTTTTTTCCCCAGCCTACTGAAAGGTAGAGAGAGTGATGGCTTTCCCGTGTTCCAGGAGAAATTCATTCGGGAATGCATCCGGAAATTTCCATATTGTGATGCTACTTTGCTTCAGCAGCTTGTTAGAAGTATAGCTCCAGTAGATATAGTACGTAATCCCaatgtgattgttttgtttatgagGGACTGCTAAAAATATGAGAACATTTAACAGAATCATTCTCTTGTTCTAGGAATAGGTAAGTCATAAATGAATGGATAGGTTGGTTGTTGGAGATGGAATGTTTGTTATAAATAAACGTTTATGCTCTGTCCTTAGGGTAATGACCCTACAGCTTTGTCAGTGCTTACCCAAGCCATCACAGGCCAGGTGGGCTTCATGGATGCTGAGTTCTGCACCACCTGTGGAGAGAAGGGAGCCGAGAAGAGATGCTCTGTCTGTAAAATGGTAACACAATTTGTCCTTTATTTGTGTTTGCCATTTGGTTTTACATTAGTAAGAATATAGAGTGGAAGACGCTGTACTGCTGGGTTTAGTGCTATAAATTAACATGGGAATATACCATTAGTATGACTTTATAAGGCTAAAATGCATCATATGCTATCATGAACcttacaacaaaataaatgtctgcatattatgaaaaatataaacacgTTTTGTCTACCTATAGACTAAActcatgcagacatggggagaacacaccagactcctcacagatagtcacccggaggaaacccacgcagacacggggagaacacaccacactcctctcagacagtcacccggagtgggactcgaacccacaacctcccggtccctggagctgtgtcagagacactgcctgctgcaccaccatgctgcccccaATTTCTTCTTTTACCccaactcaaacacacaactgttTTATCTTCTCAGGTGATCTATTGTAATCAAGACTGCCAGAAACTTCACTGGTTCACCCATAAGAAAATCTGCAAGACACTGCAGGAGCAGAGACAGAAGCATGAAGCTGAATCAGCCAAACGACTGGCCAAAGGTATCCTCATCCTGCTGTTTCCAATATGTTGCTTTGATTTAACCTCTTCATCCCGCTCTTTCTTATGACATCATATATTATGAAATGTATATGACTTTTGTTTGGCCATTAAGTTTATGCCTTAATCGTTGCTATTTTTCTCTCCAGAAGCTGAAGAGAATAAAGCATTGGAAGAGACAACCGACACCATGGAAAATCTCTCTGTTGAGAAGAGTGAAGTTACCAGCTCATCAGAGGTCCAAATAGAAACTGTTAGCACGGAACCGGTCCCTGTAAATGCAGACTAATTGCAAAGAGACATTTGTTTATACCAGCTTGTTTTCTGTCATCATTACTGTCAAAGGCCAGCCTCAGTTAGAACATTCTGATCTCTTTATGATCCGACGTCTGTGGTGGCCTGTCACTGAAGGGCTTTTTTGGAGAAGATCAAGTGGGAAATCCAAAACAGCTTTGTGACACAGATGCACATGGAAGAGGCTTCCTGTCCAAATTGTAACACACTGTAATGTATTGTTTTGTTCATTGCTGGCTATTATGTATGACAGTGTGTACGGAAACAATAGTTTTAGTATAGAGAATATATTTATGATAATAGGGTAAACTTATGTTggtttgtaatatttaataaagacaCTGAAGCCTATGCCTTACAAATGCTTTGAAGACCATGGTTGTGGCAATGGATTAAAATATGAAAGCACTTCTATAACACACTCAAATTCAAAGATTCTCAAACTGACTAGGACTGTCAGATacttgattttaaaaatagaaGCCGTTTCAACTTTGTTCTCCGTTAAATGGCATTGTGATTACTTTCCAGTTTGTAAGTTTGCTGCATAACTATATAATGAGAGTTATTAGCCCTCATTGCATCAAGTGCATCATTgaaagaggaaacccacggcaGTAGGATCTCACTAATGCACACATTAACTGTTACAACGTGAGATCCTGTCAAAAAGAGCTCAATTTTGACATGAAAATAGAAGGTATGTAATTCGTTATTGAATGACATTTGCTATATATATGATGTATCCTAACTTCTCATTATTTCTGTttacaagttcattcattcattcattctaaccatttctccagttcagggctaCAGTGGGTCTTGAGCCTGTTGCACCGCTCTGTTTACAAGTGGCTATAGTCTAATGAACTAAACATTTATAGCCACAAGAGGGCGGACGTTTTCCTCAAATATGAGCTAGTCACTTGTTTCTGACCTGCAGCTGCACAATAGACGGACCTTAATCACAGAGTGATGATGCAAGGAGACCTATGTTATAGTATACCACAGTATTCCCCAAAAGATTTTAGTAACTGAATTCCAGTACCATTTTTTTGCAACATTGCTCTTCCAGATATAGTGAAAAAATAAAGCTTAAATTAAATACCAAACATATATTAACAGGcataacatatttatattattattattatcattttttacCTGTTAAATATGAGTTTAAAAAGTAGCTATATTCCAACATTCCAACACACATGACTAACTTACCTGACGCTGATGACATATTTATCTTTGAAGGAGGCTATGggaaaaatacaaaaccaaCAGCACATCTGAGAATAAAATGTGACTCAGATGCACTGTGAATGAACTTTAACAATGTGTTCCAGACAGGAACCTTATTTCACTTTCTATGtccaaagctttttttttcgtCTTTAAGATTAATTTGTTCAGTCTAATTAAGGTCTttacctctgtctagtttaataGCATTGTGCAAGTGTGAGGTTTCTGCTGTCTAAAGCTTTCCAAGAAACCATTACGCCATTTTGGATCTGATCTCATGTATCATATCTCATATTGGATCTCAAATTTAATTTGTTATGTTCATGACTCATTAAATGGCAGAGTCCATTATTGTTCTACAGATCACAAGCAATCAGCACTTACTTCTGTCACAATAAAGGATTACACTTTTACACATAGATCATCAGTCGGTCGGTGCGTCTGTTAATCAGTAGTATTTCTAAAGGTGTTAGAATGTAGGGATGTTATGAAGAGGGTTTATGAAAAAGTAATGGGTACAGAATGTAGGGAGTAAATACTAGGCCGCAGAGGCCTTGTCGTTATGCTAATCTTCGCCATGCTGTTGATACAATTTCACTTTCTTAAGCAGAGAAAATTCAGTGTAATTGTTTGTGCTTCAGGAAACTGTACGTTGGACATAGGAATAATTCATTTGAGTGATTGTAGAACTGAGGTCTACTGGCTTCCTTTTTGTTGTTACATTTGTCCTCGCTAAGTTGCTAATAAACTAGCAGAGCACAGTGAGGAGGTTTGCTATAAGCTATGTCTCATGGACAGTGGTGCGTGCGATTTGGGCAGGGGTTTATAAATTGGGAAATGCCTGGACAGGTTCTGTTCTGAGGACATGTAGCATGATTTATTTAAGCTAGTACCGTAATGACCGGATGACTGTTAGAACCACATCAGGAAAATTCAAGGCTGAGTGGACAAGGGCCTGTTAAAATAAGTTTTGAAATGGTCAATAAAGCAGCTAATATCAGACACGCAGCATGAACcaagatttaaaaaaacttTAAGTCTGCAAAATTTAAATGTCCAGGTTGTTGGACAACATAAATTAGCATGTCCAACATGTGTCCAGCACAATGGATGAGTGAAATTGAGAGGACGTttaaagtgtgtgagtggagaGAATGTGAACAGTGCGGACACAAGAAGGGGGTATGTTAGTGTGCAGGAAGATAGAGGTTTTTGAGGAGTTGTGTGCGAGTGTTTGGGTAGAGAGTGTGTGGAGGGTAGGTGTATGCACGGGTAGTGGGAGGAGATATATATGGGCCTGGGTAGAGGTAGGAGGTATATAAGTGTCTGGATAGAGGGAAGGTAGATAGAGCAGGCAAAGAAGTGTCTGGCAGAAAAAGGAGGTATGTTAATGTCCAGGAGGTAAATAAGAGTCCAGGCTGAGGGAGGAGGAGGTACATTGATGTCCAGGTAGTGAGAGGAGGTCTGTAAGAGTCGGAGCAGAGGGAGGAGGTATAAAAGTATCTAGACAGCTGGATCTGAACGTGTGAGTCTGCTGCACTCCTCCTCCTTGGTGCAGTCATGTGCATGCGCTCCGAGCCCTGCAGCCTTGCGCTGCTGCTGTGCGTCCTGCTACGGAGTGCCGTGCCTCTCAGCAACCACAACACGGAGCTGCAGCACCCTACACACTCCAGTCACAGTGGACACAGCACTGAGACAGACACCACTGGGGCAGCAGCGTTGAACCGAGCTCGCAGTGCAGGCAGAGGACTGGAGAACACAGGAGGGAGCAGCGGTGAGTGGATGTGCACATACATGGTGGGGAGTCGGGGTGTGGTAGGGGGAGAATTAGGAGGTAGAATAGGTCTTGGGAGGGAATTGAAACAGGAAAGAGACTAGGAATTAATGCATGTATGTGAAAATAGAAGATAAAAACATGTAGAAGAGGATGAATGGAATTACCTTTGTAATTAAATACTGGAATTCTTACACTTTATGATAAAGGATATGGTTATTGTTCATAATTCAAGCCTTGCTTTGTTTCATTATCACATCTGGATCACATACTCCATTTACAATGCCAAACTCGGATGCGTTTGTATAAGCATTAGGAGCAATGCTAAGCTTAGTCTGAAAACTCCCTTCAGCTGAAATAGCTATAGATTGTGATGTTGTAGTGTGAATATTGCTGTTTACAATGAGGTAAACTAAGCCAAGCTTTGGTGGATGTTGTTAAGATATTTCATAATGAACCTCTTGTCCAtggcacagaaaaaaaaattgctagACTCTGTTATAAGAGAGAGTCAACTATAAGTGAAGTTTTGCTCAGAAAGTTGTGTAACAGTGAATGAGCCGATATGCATTACACAGTCCTCTGGCGCACACCCAGGCTGAGCAGCAGAGATGAGAGAGCTCAGTTGACATTGTGTGCTGAGTGAATCCTGTCAGCTTGGGTGAATGGCAGTGCAGCTCAGTTGCTCAGGATGTCTCCGGTCAGGACCACGTTTGTCTTGAACTCCTGCTACCTGAAGCAGGTCGAAAGAAAGGCTCCTGTGCTCCTCCATTCATTGCAGCCTGTCATGGAGAAGGGGGCTTATTGTTGCTGAGGTGTGTGCGCTGCCCAGTGAAAAGGTCTTGGCTTGTGTTGCACCGTCAGGAGGTGTAGCCCCAAGGCAGAACAATGCTCGTAGTACGAGCAGCTGCACCAGTCTAATCCAACAATAAGAAATGCCCAGCCGACATCTGTCAGGGCTCTAAACCGTTTCCAGTGGGGCATGAAGGTGGGATACACTACTTGAAAAGTATAAGTGCTGGTGTACAGCCTTAAAAAGCGGTCCTTCCACACATGGAAAAACCTGTGGCCTACTTTAAGGACCACCGAGACCTGTCGAGTAACACTCCAAAGCAAATAAGGCAAATATGAAGCTGTAGTATTGCAATTGAACAATGGTGTGATCTTCAAATATAATATGACAGGGGTTTGTTCTGACATTTCCTTTCAGATCGAGGACCTATGGGCTGCAGAGAGCTTCGCTCCACTAAGTACATCTCTGACGGCCAGTGCACCAGCATCAGCCCCATCAAGGAGCTTGTGTGCGCAGGGGAGTGTCTCCCTGCCCAGATGCTGCCCAACTGGATAGGTGGACATGGTCGGAAATTCTGGAGCAGGAGGAGCACGCCCAGCCATGACTGGCGCTGTGTCAACGACAAGAGCCGGACCCAGCGCATCCAGCTTCAGTGTCAGGACGGCAGCACCAGGACCTACAAGATCACGGTAGTGACTGGCTGCAAGTGCAAGCGGTACTTGAGACAGCATAACGAATCCGGGCACAAGTCAGAGAGCACCTCTCAACCACAGCAGATCCACAAGCCCAAGAGCAGGCGGAAGCATGGGACAAGCAAAGCAAACGGGAACTGGCCTGAGCTGGAGTCCTGAGACTGACCGAGGTTGTGGATTACCTCTGAAAGAAGGACTGCACAATAGACTGTTGATGAAAGAGCAGTGGAAAGGAAGCGACAGTGTCTTTGAGGTGGGACAGGTTGACTGACAATCAATGGCTATTATTCCAGAAGTGAGTGAGACTTCATACCCAGTTTGGCCTCCAGCAAAGTGCCATACGACACTGCTCAAGATTCCTATTCAAACCCACAGTGACTACATGCCAGTTTGGCATATGAATATATCGAAAATATTCCTCTGATCTTGACCCGTCTCTCTGTGAGAAATCATATCACTGGCTGTAGGATGTAGCAGTATATATGGAATGCCAGATAAAGCTGAATTATCTCAAGTTTGAGAAGGATATAGCTAGGTGTAAATACAGTCTGTGTAAATAAACAGTATAAGCATTCAAATGGAATTACCTTGGTTACAGGGTATTTCCCTGTTCAAAATGTGCTTTATCAAGTAGATACtgatgtaatatattttgtattgaTATTTTCAAACTGTTTAATCTACTCCTACatatatgttttaattttatgcagGCATTAATAATTCATGATATTGCACTATTCTATATGACAACAATGTTCATATTCACAGTTTTAGTGTAAAAGTATTAAATTGTTATAAATTGATTGATCTGTCTATCCTTACTCTCCCCTCCTTTCACTGCtgagcaacatttacacagacgGGTTACATGGACAGTGCCATTATCTGCAACAATCTGTGAAtgcacatttcattcatttgtaCAACCATAATTATACACAAttgaaaataacaataaatatcaGGGCACTAACACCTGCTAAAGAGGTATAGAATAAAGTCTAAAGATAGAgacaacaaagaaaaagaaagcaacAAGAAATATTTGCTTCTAAAAAGTAGGATCAGTGATTTGTGAATTTTTATTGTGTTACCCACATTATTAAATAAGGATCAACAGCTCATGGGAAGCATGAGATATAAAGGCAAATCTATTGAGATTCATTGGCTGTAAACGCTTATCATACCATcataccacactcctaacacacAGTCAACTGGAGCGAggctacctgttgcaccaccttaatattcaatattatttattaaacgttgcatatttattattatctttaaagGTGACATATTACACCTTTTTCTTCCAAATCAGTTTACACAGTTCCTTGGGgccttaatgaaatgtctgcttagttcaaaataccacaaggattatGCACCACAGCACCCTGTCTCAAACATATAGCCACAGCAGCCAGGCCAAGTAAGCTCTCATTTTCACCAATTTTGCTCAGTTATCTTATTTCTCCTCATCCAGCTTTGCACTCATCCGTCATATCCAGCAACTGGACATTAATTTGAATGCTCAATAATTCTAATTAGTAATAACTGATtagatttaatttcatttcatttcaatgaCACACTGAATCCAGTTTTCTGAAATAGGCAATCCATAAAAAAAGTTGGGTTTTCTTATTCCACAGTTCACGAGGTGGTAGATTGCACACGCACACAATACACCCGTTTCA is a window of Hoplias malabaricus isolate fHopMal1 chromosome 1, fHopMal1.hap1, whole genome shotgun sequence DNA encoding:
- the sostdc1a gene encoding sclerostin domain-containing protein 1a; translated protein: MCMRSEPCSLALLLCVLLRSAVPLSNHNTELQHPTHSSHSGHSTETDTTGAAALNRARSAGRGLENTGGSSDRGPMGCRELRSTKYISDGQCTSISPIKELVCAGECLPAQMLPNWIGGHGRKFWSRRSTPSHDWRCVNDKSRTQRIQLQCQDGSTRTYKITVVTGCKCKRYLRQHNESGHKSESTSQPQQIHKPKSRRKHGTSKANGNWPELES
- the ankmy2a gene encoding ankyrin repeat and MYND domain-containing protein 2a, which encodes MSTPRKRDLSATEEELFEVIAAGNVQEASRLLGSKDVRVNCLDEYGMTPLMHAAYKGKADMCKLLLQHGADVNCNEHEHGYTALMFAGLSGKTDITWMMLDAGAETDVVNSVGRTAAQMAAFVGQHDCVTVINNFFSRKRLDYYTKPQGLEKEPKLPPKLAGPLHKIIMSTNLNPVKMVMLVMENPLLVDAEALEKCRKVMELICEKCVKQQDMNEVLAMKMHYISCVLQKCSSFLKDREDKLDGLLKSLLKGRESDGFPVFQEKFIRECIRKFPYCDATLLQQLVRSIAPVDIGNDPTALSVLTQAITGQVGFMDAEFCTTCGEKGAEKRCSVCKMVIYCNQDCQKLHWFTHKKICKTLQEQRQKHEAESAKRLAKEAEENKALEETTDTMENLSVEKSEVTSSSEVQIETVSTEPVPVNAD